One region of candidate division KSB1 bacterium genomic DNA includes:
- a CDS encoding transposase family protein, producing the protein MPDPKAPERNKRTCLAAFIDDFSRLVPHAEFYWDEKFPTLENTFKIAMLKRGVPESFHVDNGKVYSARRLEAVCASLGIRKISCQLDPPLHNRKVEVRYNPFGLSCVHIYYQGRFFQKARPAKISRWNFAAKARTTSTPPATPTGIKPLQQLATQHHAQKQEHAQQLVGVTARADEQTLTLPQFIHAIASALGKKAEAFHPREIEAMQTFFATYQPLRAGTVGIAMAKAVLAHGSQAQHIDVYLEAIKAGHLKWQNSV; encoded by the coding sequence CTGCCAGATCCGAAAGCGCCGGAAAGAAACAAGCGCACTTGCCTGGCCGCGTTCATCGACGACTTCTCGCGATTGGTGCCGCACGCCGAGTTTTATTGGGATGAAAAATTCCCGACGCTCGAAAACACCTTCAAGATCGCGATGCTCAAACGCGGTGTGCCGGAAAGCTTCCATGTCGACAACGGCAAGGTCTATTCGGCGCGCCGCCTCGAGGCGGTCTGCGCCAGCCTCGGCATTCGCAAAATTTCCTGCCAACTCGATCCGCCTCTCCACAACCGCAAAGTCGAAGTGCGCTATAATCCCTTCGGCCTCTCTTGCGTGCATATCTATTATCAGGGCCGCTTTTTTCAAAAGGCGCGGCCCGCGAAAATCTCACGCTGGAATTTTGCCGCCAAAGCCAGGACGACTTCAACCCCGCCAGCCACACCGACCGGGATCAAGCCGCTTCAGCAACTGGCGACGCAGCATCACGCGCAAAAGCAAGAACACGCGCAACAACTTGTCGGCGTGACGGCGCGCGCCGACGAGCAAACCTTGACGCTGCCGCAGTTTATTCACGCCATCGCCTCGGCTTTGGGCAAAAAGGCCGAGGCCTTTCATCCGCGCGAGATCGAAGCCATGCAAACTTTCTTCGCGACTTACCAGCCGCTCCGTGCCGGGACAGTTGGTATTGCCATGGCCAAAGCCGTGCTCGCGCATGGCTCACAAGCCCAACATATCGACGTCTATCTCGAAGCCATCAAAGCCGGGCATCTGAAATGGCAAAATTCGGTTTGA
- a CDS encoding PQQ-like beta-propeller repeat protein: protein MKRSLKLIFIVVIFFNFSLAAQTENWPRWRGPHNDGTSMETGIASKWNKTEHVKWRLELPGAAPSTPIIWQDKIFLTSAEGSDLVLLSVNTAGKILWKKTLGSGNYQIRRDESNAASPSPSTDGKNVWVKLGTGLLACYDFEGKEIWRFNLQERYKPFSMYHGMSSSPLLDGDRLYLQLLHSNEQIVLALDKKTGREIWRHARQTDAREESMHSYASPFLYRSDKQEFLIVHGADYVTAHDLKDGREIWRCGGLNPPNNYNPFFRFVASPTASSGLIVVPSAKNGPVLGINPSGAKGDITNMPANFHWKLTQNTPDVPSPLIHDGLVYLCRENGVLICLDAKTGEQYYMERTHNQRHRASPVYADGKIYLTAADGVVTVVKAGKKFEMIAQNNIEERLSASPAISNGTIYLRSFDALYAIGGK from the coding sequence ATGAAACGAAGCCTCAAGCTAATTTTCATCGTCGTCATATTTTTCAATTTTTCGCTTGCCGCCCAAACCGAAAACTGGCCGCGCTGGCGCGGTCCGCATAACGACGGCACCAGCATGGAAACCGGCATCGCGTCCAAATGGAACAAAACCGAGCATGTCAAATGGCGTTTGGAATTGCCCGGGGCGGCGCCCTCGACGCCGATCATTTGGCAGGATAAAATTTTCCTCACTTCCGCCGAAGGTTCGGATCTGGTTTTGTTGAGCGTCAACACCGCCGGAAAGATTTTGTGGAAAAAAACGCTCGGCAGCGGCAATTACCAAATTCGCCGCGACGAGAGCAACGCCGCCTCGCCCTCACCCTCGACCGACGGAAAAAACGTTTGGGTGAAATTAGGCACCGGCCTCTTGGCGTGTTATGATTTCGAGGGAAAGGAAATCTGGCGCTTCAATCTCCAGGAACGTTATAAGCCGTTCAGCATGTATCATGGCATGTCGTCTTCGCCGCTGCTGGATGGCGACCGGCTTTATTTGCAACTTCTGCATTCCAACGAGCAGATCGTGTTGGCGCTCGATAAAAAGACCGGCCGCGAAATTTGGCGGCACGCCCGCCAAACCGACGCGCGCGAGGAGAGCATGCATTCCTACGCTTCGCCGTTTCTTTATCGCTCCGATAAGCAGGAGTTTCTCATCGTCCACGGCGCCGATTACGTTACGGCTCACGATCTCAAAGACGGCCGTGAGATTTGGCGCTGCGGCGGCTTGAACCCTCCGAACAATTATAATCCGTTTTTCAGATTTGTCGCCTCGCCGACGGCAAGTTCCGGACTCATCGTCGTGCCTTCCGCGAAAAACGGCCCGGTGCTCGGCATCAATCCCAGCGGCGCAAAAGGCGACATCACCAACATGCCGGCCAATTTTCATTGGAAGCTCACGCAAAACACGCCCGATGTGCCTTCACCGCTGATTCACGATGGCTTGGTCTATCTTTGCCGTGAAAACGGGGTGCTGATCTGTCTTGATGCCAAAACCGGCGAACAGTATTACATGGAACGCACGCACAACCAGCGCCATCGCGCCTCGCCGGTTTACGCCGATGGAAAAATTTATCTCACCGCCGCCGACGGAGTGGTGACGGTCGTCAAAGCGGGAAAAAAATTTGAAATGATTGCCCAAAACAACATTGAAGAGCGCCTCTCGGCCTCGCCGGCAATTTCAAATGGGACGATTTATTTGCGGAGTTTTGATGCGCTTTATGCGATTGGGGGGAAATAG
- a CDS encoding YceI family protein, producing the protein MAPDSLWAQAKTFTVRKEDSHVGFAIYKWTVFKEEGRFKDFAGTIVYDPKNPSASQVDFTVQAKSIDSRADGCDCALRSNEFFHDDRRGQQRSVNQFSQTAIKY; encoded by the coding sequence ATGGCGCCTGACTCGCTTTGGGCGCAAGCAAAAACTTTTACCGTGAGAAAAGAAGACAGCCACGTCGGCTTCGCAATTTACAAATGGACGGTTTTCAAAGAGGAAGGCCGGTTCAAGGATTTTGCCGGCACGATTGTTTACGATCCGAAAAATCCTTCGGCCAGCCAGGTCGATTTCACGGTGCAGGCGAAGAGTATCGACAGCCGCGCCGATGGCTGTGACTGCGCTTTGCGCTCGAATGAGTTTTTTCATGATGATCGGCGCGGCCAGCAACGATCGGTCAACCAATTTTCTCAAACAGCCATCAAATATTAA
- a CDS encoding ceramidase: MPDHCFCEAIRPGVIAQPANTWSSFGFVLAGLLVIRQSGEDVRRRGRNLMTSQRAYPLLFGMNLIVIGLGSAFYHASLTFVGQFFDVMGMYLAAVFILLYNFSRLSALSARRFVLLYLSLNLILAFVLLEWPALRRYLFAMLVLFSLWPEYRVRAQKQREINGFFLHAAWWTLVAAFIIWVLDLTKILCNPHSWLQGHAV; this comes from the coding sequence ATGCCGGATCATTGCTTTTGCGAAGCCATCCGTCCCGGCGTGATTGCGCAGCCCGCCAACACCTGGTCATCGTTCGGCTTTGTTTTAGCCGGCCTGCTGGTCATTCGTCAGTCCGGTGAGGATGTTCGCCGGCGAGGAAGGAATTTAATGACGAGCCAACGCGCCTATCCGCTTCTCTTCGGCATGAACCTCATTGTGATCGGTTTAGGCAGCGCGTTTTATCACGCCTCGTTGACTTTCGTCGGGCAGTTTTTTGATGTGATGGGGATGTATCTCGCCGCAGTTTTCATCCTCTTGTACAATTTCTCTCGCCTGTCCGCCCTCAGCGCGCGCCGGTTCGTGCTGCTTTATCTTTCCCTCAATTTGATTCTTGCCTTTGTTTTGTTGGAATGGCCCGCCCTGCGGCGCTACCTTTTTGCCATGCTGGTGCTTTTTTCTTTGTGGCCAGAATATCGCGTGCGCGCGCAAAAGCAGCGCGAAATAAACGGTTTCTTCCTGCATGCCGCCTGGTGGACGCTGGTCGCGGCTTTCATCATCTGGGTTCTTGACCTCACGAAAATTCTCTGTAATCCGCACAGTTGGCTGCAAGGCCATGCGGTATGA